DNA from Nitrospirota bacterium:
TGGTTTAACTAAGTCAAGCCCTTAATCCTGTTTTTGTTAAAGTTCGTCTGCCTTTCTTATACGATCATATCCTTTTAGTTGGTAAGGTAGCCCTGCCGTAAAGTCTTTCGTCCCGATGCTGGTAATTCGAGGGTCAATAGCCCTGACAATGCTTAATCGGAGATCAGAAAGAGCAGGGGGTAACGAGTTCTTGAAATGGAGGTCGGACATAGCCGCCTCGGACCTGACCCCGGTTATCCCCCTACCAACTTTATTGTTTTTCATTATGCTGCAAGCAACTCCATTTTCCGTTGATTGTATTGAACTCCGTCTCTTACCAAGGCAAATAGAACACGGAGAAGTTTCCTCGATATTGCTACCAAAGCCTTTGTCTTATGCATCTGATTGTTTTTAGTATGTCTGAGATAGTCTTCTCTAAATGCTCCTCCGGTCTTCACTGTCCTCAAAGCGGCAAAAAATAAACATTTGCGGAGCAATGGCCGCCCACGCTTTGTTATATGTTTCTGCCCCTGATGTTTACCGGAACTGATCTCAAAAAGATTCAAACCAGCAAGCTTTATGAGCTCTTCCGCCTTCTGGTAACGATGCAGATCGCCGGCTTCTCCTAAAACTATCGCCAGCGAGATAGGCCCGATTCCCGGTATTGACAGTAATTGTCCTGCATAGGGTATCTTATGCAATAAACACAGCAGTTCTTTTTCAATGACTGATATTTCCTTTTGGATATTCTCTATCGTAGCGACCGAGCTTCTTATTGCGTATGCCGCAGCTTCAATTCCTTCTCTTAGGCCGATTGTGGTGGAAGCAGCAGAACGAAGTCTTTCAGCATAAGCATGTGAATGTTGGCCATGACTTGCGGTACGCAGTACAGATATTAACTTCTTTATATTTGTCCCTATAATCCTCTCAGGTGTAGTAAAGTTCTTCAATATATATAGTGAAGTCTTGCTCTCAAGTTTTTTGAAAATACTTCCATATTCCGGAAAAACTGTATCAACAAGACTGTGCAGGATATTTCTTTGTACACCAAGTTCTACAACTTTCTGCTCCCGAAGTTTTGAATAACAGCGAAGATCGGCAAAATGTCCTCTTGGTAGTATAAGCCTCTGGAATTTGCCCATCCGAATTAACATGGCGATTATCCCTGCGTCTTTACTGTCAGTCTTGCCCGGACTGTTATCATAAAGCTCCTTTGTCTTCTTTACATATTTTGGATTTACCTGAACCAACCTTATGCTATGTCTGCCATCCAGAAAAGAAGCTAATGCTTCCCAATAATGCCCGGTGGATTCAAGGCCGACTATTATTGAACTGCAGCCCGCCCGCTCTTTATTCAGTATCAGCCAACTCAACAATGCTTCAAATCCTTCCCTTGTGTTTTGGAAACAGAATGGCTTTGATTCTCTGCCATCCTCCAACAGTATTCTTGCAAAATGGGTTTGTTTGGCAATGTCGATTCCCACTAACATTTCTCCTATGTTGACGATACGCCCTCTTTCTGTTTTACTAATTATCATGGTGGCCCCCCTTTAGGTTAGTTGTTTCTGGCGATTCAACTTTATCCTATCAGGTTAAGGGTCACCTGTTTAATGCTTTTCTTTGTTATAGCATTCTTGACTATTGACATTTAACATTGATATTGCTATTCTTTTCCTGTGGCAAGGAAACCCCGTATAGAATTCGAAGGCGCTTTTTATCACATCATAACAAGAGGCAACCAAAGGCAGAAGATATTCAAAGACAACGCCGACTTCCTGCAATATCTCGATACGCTCTCCAGATATAAAACCCAATACGGATATTACCTCTATGTATATGTCCTAATGAATAACCACGTGCATCTTCTGATTGAAACCCGGAAAACGCCCCTTTCAAAGATACTTCAGGGCATTAACCAGAGCTATACAGTATATTTCAACAGAAAGAAAAAGGCCCGAACGGAGGGGATAGTTGTAGAAAAGTAGAAGGTAGTGATGGCTTGGAAGATAAAACTATGAAATGCTGTAAAGATACGGCGGATAAAGGAATATGGTTACCACCTGTAAATGATTGTCATGAGGCTGTAGATGACTGCATAAAAGGTACTGGACTGAAAAACCCAGGTGCTCCAGGGGGAAGACTTGGTCCACCTTGTGACCCGTGCCCTAAGTGAATTAGGATAATTGGCATTTTTTTATGAGGAAGGAACTGTCCAAGAATATAAAAGTCGCTCTTGTATTTTTGAGTGTATTATTGTTAAGCGTCCTCATTGCTGAGAAATCAGGGAACATTTTTATCTTTGGTTACATATACAAAGCTTCACTTGTTGTTTTCTTTCTGACCTCGTTGTATGTAAACAGAGATTTATTTATGAGCGTGAAGAAAAATTATTTGCGCTATTTCTTGATCGTCATTCTGTGTAGTTCAATTACCTTTTTATTTGGATACATTGCCTTAATTATTGCAGTGAATTTTGATCTTGCTCTAGGTGGGAGTTTATAGTCATGATCCTCTCCTCACCCTCTCCATAAACGCCTTGACATCGATGATCTTGACGCCGTGGAAGTGCTTGAGGTTTCTTAAGTGCGGGTCACGGGAGACGATGTAATCGGCCTTTGCTTCCATCGCACAGGCAAGGAACATATCATCAGTAGGATCATCAGCAATCTTCTTTATGCTATAGCTGCCCCTGACAATCAAAGCCTTTTCCATCACCATACCGATAAACTCATCGATATCTTCTTTTGACGGTTTGAACTGCTTGAGAATCCGGGGATAATGGATCACCCTGTAAAGCTCGGCCATAATCTCTTTTGAAGTCACGAGCGTAAAGGTCTCATCTGCAATCATATCCCTGAGTTCTTTAGCCAGTCCTTCCTTAGAACCTATAAGGAAAGGGGTCAAACCTAAATTATACACTTTATAAAGTACAAAGCAAGCATGCCAGTATCAGGGGTAGTGTCAAGACATTTGTGTAAATTCTTTTAAGGGTTTAATTCTCCATTTATCGTTTAAGTGACTTAATACTGCATAAACAATCCTCTCAATACTTTGAGTGTTATTAAAACAGCTCATAGGTCGCGTTCTTCTTCTGACCTCTCTGAATGCCCTTTCTATTACGTTTGTAGTTCTTACTTTAATCCGTATTTCCTTGGGGCATGAGTAGAAGTTCAGCAGTTCTTCCATATCCTTCTCAATACATTTTACTGCCTTGGGGCAGACAGATCTCCACTTCTTTGTCCATTTATTGTATGCCTCTACAGCCTCTTGCCTGTTTTTGGCATTGTAGATGGCTCGGGCTTCCTTTATGCATTTGTCCTGATCCTTTTTTCTCAGGTAATTAGATACGTTCCTTAGTTTGTGCGCCCAGCACCTCTGCCTTTTCACTTTCGGATAAACATAGTCAACAGCATTTTCAAGCCCTGCATTGCCATCAGTGATGATTAACCCCAGCATCTCACCTGTAAGCCCACGATTATAGAGATTGT
Protein-coding regions in this window:
- a CDS encoding IS110 family transposase; this encodes MIISKTERGRIVNIGEMLVGIDIAKQTHFARILLEDGRESKPFCFQNTREGFEALLSWLILNKERAGCSSIIVGLESTGHYWEALASFLDGRHSIRLVQVNPKYVKKTKELYDNSPGKTDSKDAGIIAMLIRMGKFQRLILPRGHFADLRCYSKLREQKVVELGVQRNILHSLVDTVFPEYGSIFKKLESKTSLYILKNFTTPERIIGTNIKKLISVLRTASHGQHSHAYAERLRSAASTTIGLREGIEAAAYAIRSSVATIENIQKEISVIEKELLCLLHKIPYAGQLLSIPGIGPISLAIVLGEAGDLHRYQKAEELIKLAGLNLFEISSGKHQGQKHITKRGRPLLRKCLFFAALRTVKTGGAFREDYLRHTKNNQMHKTKALVAISRKLLRVLFALVRDGVQYNQRKMELLAA
- a CDS encoding transposase — protein: MARKPRIEFEGAFYHIITRGNQRQKIFKDNADFLQYLDTLSRYKTQYGYYLYVYVLMNNHVHLLIETRKTPLSKILQGINQSYTVYFNRKKKARTEGIVVEK
- a CDS encoding putative toxin-antitoxin system toxin component, PIN family, whose protein sequence is MYNLGLTPFLIGSKEGLAKELRDMIADETFTLVTSKEIMAELYRVIHYPRILKQFKPSKEDIDEFIGMVMEKALIVRGSYSIKKIADDPTDDMFLACAMEAKADYIVSRDPHLRNLKHFHGVKIIDVKAFMERVRRGS